The Microbispora sp. ZYX-F-249 genomic interval CCCTGGCCCGCCGGCTCGTCGTGGACGGGCACGACGTGCTCGGGGTGGACCTGCGCCCGCAGGCCGACCCGCTGCTCGCGGCGCGGCACCGGTGCGGCGACGTACGCGACCTGCGGCTGTTGCGCGAGGCGATGACCGGGGCGGACGTGGTCGTCCACTGCGCCGGGGCGCTGCCGAGCTACCCGGCCGAGCAGATCCACGACCTGATCGTCGGGGGCACCCACACGGTGTTGGAGGCCGCGCGCCTGGCCGGCGTGGAGCGGATGGTCCACATCTCCTCCACGGCCGTGTACGGGCTGCCGACGCTCGTCCCCACGCCGGAGGACCACCCGCGCGAACCGGTCGACCCGTACACGAGGGCGAAGGCCGAGGCGGAGGAACTGGCCGAGAAGTACCGCGCCGGGGGGATGTGCCTGCCCATCCTGCGTCCCAAGACCTTCCTCGGCCCCGGCCGGATGGGCCTGTTCGCGATGCTCTTCGAATGGGCCGAGGAGGGGCGCAACTTCCCCGTCCTCGGCAAGGGCGACAAGCGCGTGCAGATGTTCGCCGTCGAGGACCTGGTGGACGCCATCGTCGGCGTCCTCGACGCGCCGGCCGGCGTCGCCAACGACACCTACAACCTGGCGGCCGCCGAGTTCGGCACGCTGCGCGAGGACTTCCAGGCGGTGCTCGACGCGGCCGGCCACGGCAGGCGGGTCGTCTCGGTGCCCGCCGGCCCGGCCCTGGCCGGGCTACGGCTGCTGGAACGCACCCGGCTGTCCCCGGTGTACGGACGGCTGGTGCGCAAGCTGCTCGCCGACTCCTACGTCAGCATCGACAAGGCCCGTGAACGGCTCGGCTTCCGGCCGCGGCTGTCCAACCGGGACGCCATCCTCCGCACGTACGCGTGGTGGCGGGAACAGCGCGCGGCCGGGTCGGCGCGCGGCGCGGGCCAGACTAGCCGCGACGCGTGGCGGCAGGGCGCGCTGGCGCTGGCGAAAGTCTTCTTCTGAGCTGACGGGGAGAGCATGCGCGTCGTCGAACCTGCAGACCTTCCGGACAGCCCGGAGCGTCCGCACCAGGCGCGGGACCGGGTCGTGCGGACCCGGACCCGCCTGGTCGCGGACCTCGCCGGTCTGATCCGCCCGTCCCACGCGGCCAAGGCGATCCTCCTCGTCCCCGTGGCGCTCATCGGCGCACCCGCCTACGGCCTGGCCGAGGTGGCGGGCGTCGTCTCGGCCACGGTGGCCTTCATCGTCGCCTCGGCCGCCGTCTACATCGGCAACGACATCGCCGACCGGCACCGCGACCGGCACCATCCCGTCAAACGCCACCGCCCCATCGCGGCCGGCCGGGTGGGTGTGGTGACCGCGGGCGCCTGCTGCGCCGTCCTGCTGGCGCTGCTCGCCGCGATCGTCGCCCGGGCCCCGGCGTCGTACTGGCCGGTGCTGGTGTATCTCCTGCTCAACATCGCCTACAGCCGCGTCCTCAAGCACCTGCCGCTCATCGACGTGGGGACGGTGGCGGCCGGCTTCGTCCTGCGCGTCGTGCAGGGGTTCGAGGTGACCGGAGGCCGGGCGCCCGCCTGGCTGCTGATCACGGTGTTCTCGATGTCCCTGCTGCTGCTGCTCGGCAAGCGCCGCCAGGAGCTGCTGCACGGCGGATCCGTCCACCGGCCCGCGCTGCGCGGCTACTCGATGGAGCTGACCAACTGGCTGCTCCAGATCGCCTCCGTGCTCGCCCTCGTCTCCGGCCTGATGTACCTGCGTGACGAGGGGCCGTTCGGACCCCAGCACGGTCAGACGGCGATGATGCTGTCCACTCCGTTCGCGCTGTTCGCGCTCTTCCGCTACCTGCAGATCCAGCTGATGGACAAGGAGGGCGGTGACCCGGTCCGCGTCCTGCTGCGCGACCGCGTCATGGTCGCGAACTCGATGGTGTGGGCCGCGACCCTGGGTGTGACGCTCCTGCTCGTCCACCACCCGTCCCTGGCGGCCGCCCTCTCGTGGTGAGAGCGACATGGAAGGAAGCCGATGGACGTCCGCTTGCTCGGACCGGTCGAGGTGACCCTGGACGGCCGCCGCGTGCCCCTGGGACCACCCCAGCGGCACGCGGTGCTGGCCGCCCTCGCGGTCGACGCCGACCGCCCCGTGTCGCTCCGTACGCTGATCGAGCGGGTCTGGGACGACCCGCCGGACCGGGCGACCGACTCGGTGTACGCCCACATAGCCCGGCTGCGGCAGGCGCTGACCGGGACCGGGGCCGCCATCGAGCGCCGCGGCGGCGGATACGCGCTCGAGGTCGACCCCGAGCGGGTGGACGCCCACCGGTTCCGCCGGCTGACCAGGCAGGCGCAGAACGCCCGGGACGACACCGTACGGGCCGCGCTGCTGGCCGAGGCCGTGGAGCTGTGGCGCGGCGCGCCGCTGACCGGCGTCCCGGGCGACTGGGCGGCCCGCATGCGCTATGGCATCGAGCAGCAGTTCGTGGGCGCCCTCGCCACCTGGGCCCAGGCGCACCTGCGCCAGGGCCGCCCCGACATGGTGGTCGCCGAGCTCACCCCGCTGGTGCCGCACTACCCGCTCGCGGAGCCCCTCGCGGACATGCTGATGCGCGGCCTGTGGGCCCTCGGCCGCACCGCGGAGGCGGTCGCCCTGTACGCCCGTCTGCGCGGGTATCTCGCCGACCGCCTCGGCGTCGAGCCGGGCCCCGAGCTGCGCGCACTGCACCTGCGGATGCTGCGCGGCGACGCGGAACCGCTCGTGCGGGCGGGCCTGCGGGCTCAGCCGCGCGACCTGCTGCTGGCCAGGTCACCGGGTCAGTGAGAGGACCAGACGCTGGCCTCTGTGGTCGGACTGGCCCTCGGAGGGGATGAGCCGATACTCGTGTACGGCGACCTCGGGGCTCGTGAACGCCCAGTCGATCCGCCACAGGGGCCACCGCTCGTCCCAGGTGGCGGGATAGAGCGAGTCGATCGCGGGGGCGGCGTCGGTCAGCCGCTCCGGCAGCAGGCGCAGGATGCCCATCGCCGGGGAGGCGTTGAAGTCCCCGGCCAGGAAGGCCGGCAGCGGGTTCGCCCGGACGTCGGCCGCGAGCGCGCGGAGGTTGGCCTCGCGCGCCTCGTGCTGGGTGCGGTTCAGGCGGCGGGGGTCCGGGCCGGGCGGCGACGAGTCGACGGGCGTGTTGATGTGCGCGTTGTAGAACGAGACGGTCCTGCCGCCGACGCGCAGGTCCGTGCGCAGCGTCTTCACCGTGTGGAAGCCGGGCCAGCCGGAGCCGGGCGGCACGGGCGTGTCGCGGCCGTCCTCGAGCCACGGGCGCAGGTCGAGGCCGCGCTGGGCGACGATCGGGAAGCGCGACAGCGTCACCAGCTCGCTCACCGTGGCGACGTGGTAGCCCGGGAACTCGCGGCGCAGCCTGTCGAGGTCGTTCACCCGGATCGGCCGGGAGTCGGCGCCGAAGTAGACGTACTCCTGCAGCAGGAGCACGTCGGCGTGCTGGGCCCGCAGATAGCGGTAGAAACCCTTGACGTCCCGCCGGGGCGTGCCGGTGGGCGGGGGCATCGGCCGCCCGCCCGCCGCCGGCTGGTCCCAGTACCAGGTGTTCCAGGAGAACACGCTGATCGCGTCCGGCGGAGCGGGGGCGGCGCGGTGCCACAGCGAGGCGAGATTGAGCCCGCAGGCGCCCCCGCCCAGCACCAGCGACAGCACCGCCATCGCGAGAGCCGTACGGCGCGCGCGGCGCGCCACCGCGACCGCCGCGAGCAGCACCATGGGAACGGCCGCGAACGCCAGCGGCGGGACGAGCTCGGGGACCTGCCACCACCAGACCCGGCCGGACAACGCGCGGTGCAGCCCCGCGAAGATCAGCCAGGCCGCCGCCGCCGGCATCACCACAGGGATCCTCCGGCGGGCCCGCGGCGTGCGCAGGGACCCGCCGGGCCGCGTCACGATCCGTGTCCCGCCGGTCATGCGCCGCGCCCCGTCCTGTGTCGATCTGCTTCGGGGCGCGGCGCGGCGGGCGCGGCGAGCGCCGTCACCCGGCCTCCCCGAGGGCCGGGGAGCGCACGGGCAGGTCGGAGTCGTAGAGCCGGCGGAACCTCGCCGAGCACAGCCAGCGCGCGGCCCCGGCCGCCACACCGGCCGCGATGGTCACGTTCACCAGGAAGTGCACGGCGCCGAAGTAGAGCAGGAACAGCGGGCCGCGCCGGCGCAGCACGAAGCGGTACATGCCGAGGTCGGCGGCCACCGACACGGCCAGGGCGAGGGCCGGGAGCGCGGCGCCGGCCGCCCCGAGCGGCACCGCCACGGGTATCGCGGCCAGCGCCGCCAGCGCGGCGAGGCTGCCGCCGGCCCTGTTGGAGGTCTCGAACCCGCGGGCGAAGCGCCGCCGCCGCGCGTACAGCGGCACCCGGGCGCGGCCACGCCGGTACAGCTTGCG includes:
- a CDS encoding NAD-dependent epimerase/dehydratase family protein, encoding MVQRIVVTGSAGMLGGTLARRLVVDGHDVLGVDLRPQADPLLAARHRCGDVRDLRLLREAMTGADVVVHCAGALPSYPAEQIHDLIVGGTHTVLEAARLAGVERMVHISSTAVYGLPTLVPTPEDHPREPVDPYTRAKAEAEELAEKYRAGGMCLPILRPKTFLGPGRMGLFAMLFEWAEEGRNFPVLGKGDKRVQMFAVEDLVDAIVGVLDAPAGVANDTYNLAAAEFGTLREDFQAVLDAAGHGRRVVSVPAGPALAGLRLLERTRLSPVYGRLVRKLLADSYVSIDKARERLGFRPRLSNRDAILRTYAWWREQRAAGSARGAGQTSRDAWRQGALALAKVFF
- a CDS encoding UbiA prenyltransferase family protein; translation: MRVVEPADLPDSPERPHQARDRVVRTRTRLVADLAGLIRPSHAAKAILLVPVALIGAPAYGLAEVAGVVSATVAFIVASAAVYIGNDIADRHRDRHHPVKRHRPIAAGRVGVVTAGACCAVLLALLAAIVARAPASYWPVLVYLLLNIAYSRVLKHLPLIDVGTVAAGFVLRVVQGFEVTGGRAPAWLLITVFSMSLLLLLGKRRQELLHGGSVHRPALRGYSMELTNWLLQIASVLALVSGLMYLRDEGPFGPQHGQTAMMLSTPFALFALFRYLQIQLMDKEGGDPVRVLLRDRVMVANSMVWAATLGVTLLLVHHPSLAAALSW
- a CDS encoding AfsR/SARP family transcriptional regulator, which codes for MDVRLLGPVEVTLDGRRVPLGPPQRHAVLAALAVDADRPVSLRTLIERVWDDPPDRATDSVYAHIARLRQALTGTGAAIERRGGGYALEVDPERVDAHRFRRLTRQAQNARDDTVRAALLAEAVELWRGAPLTGVPGDWAARMRYGIEQQFVGALATWAQAHLRQGRPDMVVAELTPLVPHYPLAEPLADMLMRGLWALGRTAEAVALYARLRGYLADRLGVEPGPELRALHLRMLRGDAEPLVRAGLRAQPRDLLLARSPGQ
- a CDS encoding endonuclease/exonuclease/phosphatase family protein; protein product: MTGGTRIVTRPGGSLRTPRARRRIPVVMPAAAAWLIFAGLHRALSGRVWWWQVPELVPPLAFAAVPMVLLAAVAVARRARRTALAMAVLSLVLGGGACGLNLASLWHRAAPAPPDAISVFSWNTWYWDQPAAGGRPMPPPTGTPRRDVKGFYRYLRAQHADVLLLQEYVYFGADSRPIRVNDLDRLRREFPGYHVATVSELVTLSRFPIVAQRGLDLRPWLEDGRDTPVPPGSGWPGFHTVKTLRTDLRVGGRTVSFYNAHINTPVDSSPPGPDPRRLNRTQHEAREANLRALAADVRANPLPAFLAGDFNASPAMGILRLLPERLTDAAPAIDSLYPATWDERWPLWRIDWAFTSPEVAVHEYRLIPSEGQSDHRGQRLVLSLTR